The proteins below come from a single Thermopolyspora flexuosa genomic window:
- a CDS encoding MsnO8 family LLM class oxidoreductase, with amino-acid sequence MTAPIPLSILDLAPVPAGATPADALRNSLDLARHAERLGYRRYWVAEHHFAPGVASSNPAVLIALIAAATSRIRVGSGAVQIGQQTSATVVEQFGIIDALHPGRIDLGIGRSGQRRAELLSGKPGGQPDGHGPAEAAPAREARVVDGLLIPPPFDYTALGKHPHLVLQAELLHQPGAQPPDFAEQVDEIVGFLRGTRTLPDGTPVHAVPGEGAGVELWILGSSGGQSARVAGERGLPFAANYHVAPSHVLEAVTAYREAFRPSDVLAEPYVIVSADVLVAEDTATAQRLAAPYGPWVRDIRTGRGAQPYLTPEEAAALPWTDEDAALVADRVDTRFVGAPDEVAEGLETLRRVTGADELIVTTITHAHADRVRSYELLAKAWGIPGSPE; translated from the coding sequence ATGACCGCTCCCATCCCCCTCTCGATCCTCGACCTCGCGCCCGTGCCGGCCGGCGCCACCCCGGCCGACGCGCTGCGCAACTCGCTCGACCTCGCCCGGCACGCCGAGCGGCTCGGCTACCGCCGGTACTGGGTCGCCGAGCACCACTTCGCCCCGGGCGTGGCGAGCTCCAACCCGGCCGTGCTCATCGCGCTGATCGCGGCCGCGACGAGCCGGATCCGGGTCGGCTCGGGCGCGGTGCAGATCGGCCAGCAGACCAGCGCGACCGTGGTCGAGCAGTTCGGCATCATCGACGCGCTCCACCCCGGCCGCATCGACCTCGGCATCGGCCGCTCCGGGCAGCGCCGGGCCGAGCTGCTCAGCGGCAAGCCCGGCGGCCAGCCGGACGGCCACGGCCCCGCCGAGGCCGCCCCGGCCCGCGAGGCCCGGGTCGTCGACGGCCTGCTCATCCCGCCGCCGTTCGACTACACCGCGCTCGGCAAGCACCCGCACCTGGTGCTCCAGGCCGAGCTGCTCCACCAGCCCGGGGCGCAGCCGCCGGACTTCGCCGAGCAGGTCGACGAGATCGTCGGCTTCCTGCGCGGCACGCGCACCCTGCCCGACGGCACGCCGGTGCACGCCGTGCCCGGCGAGGGCGCCGGCGTCGAGCTGTGGATCCTCGGCAGCAGCGGCGGCCAGAGCGCCAGGGTCGCGGGGGAGCGCGGGCTGCCGTTCGCGGCGAACTACCACGTCGCCCCGTCGCACGTGCTGGAGGCGGTGACCGCCTACCGCGAGGCGTTCCGGCCGTCCGACGTGCTCGCCGAGCCGTACGTGATCGTCTCGGCCGACGTGCTCGTCGCCGAGGACACCGCGACCGCGCAACGGCTCGCCGCGCCGTACGGGCCGTGGGTGCGGGACATCCGCACCGGCCGCGGCGCCCAGCCGTACCTCACCCCGGAGGAGGCCGCGGCGCTGCCGTGGACCGACGAGGACGCCGCGCTCGTCGCCGACCGCGTCGACACCCGGTTCGTCGGCGCGCCCGACGAGGTGGCCGAGGGCCTGGAGACGCTGCGCCGCGTCACCGGCGCCGACGAGCTGATCGTCACCACGATCACCCACGCGCACGCCGACCGGGTGCGCTCCTACGAACTGCTCGCCAAGGCCTGGGGCATCCCCGGCTCGCCGGAATGA
- a CDS encoding ABC transporter substrate-binding protein codes for MRTRRLFPLLVALALAASACGSPGGGSAASSSGGGDRLTWAIETEPITFNPHLWGQNKARLLVFNQFDALVARNANGEFVPWLAKSWEVSEDGRVYTFELRDDVTFHDGEKFDANAVKANFDKLVEPGYNPAVASIQLARFKSAEVAGPYTIKITLKEPDGLFLDFLASPLGGQVSPKSLKEAKDLKAGGPDVVGTGPFILDRYVQGQEVHYRRNPDYNWAPQGAAHQGPAHLSEITYRFLPEAAVRVGALTSGQVDVIEGVPATEVRLIEKDPGLTLQTALNSGTAFSYYFNVSRPPFDDKRVREAFREAVDLDAVLRSVYQGTATRAWSIIGQASPFYDPSLERTYGGDIAKANRLLDEAGWTGRDAEGYRTKDGRRLTVRTVASAPFVRDRRDILAQAIQAQVKQNAGIDFQVKIVDQGTAQQAAEENEYEIFENSRGDSDAGAALNLILPKNAPINRTRFTDPEIDKWLAEASATSDQARRKELYTKVQRAVVSEHAIVFPIYVPADQIAARSGVHGLGFDPGSGTPKSAYEVRIGT; via the coding sequence GTGAGAACCAGACGCCTGTTCCCCTTGCTGGTCGCCCTCGCCCTCGCGGCGAGCGCCTGCGGCTCGCCGGGCGGCGGCTCGGCCGCGTCGTCCTCCGGCGGCGGCGACCGGCTCACCTGGGCGATCGAGACCGAGCCGATCACGTTCAACCCGCACCTGTGGGGCCAGAACAAGGCGCGGCTGCTCGTGTTCAACCAGTTCGACGCGCTCGTCGCGCGCAACGCGAACGGCGAGTTCGTGCCCTGGCTCGCCAAGTCGTGGGAGGTCTCCGAGGACGGCCGCGTCTACACCTTCGAGCTGCGCGACGACGTCACCTTCCACGACGGCGAGAAGTTCGACGCGAACGCGGTCAAGGCGAACTTCGACAAGCTCGTCGAGCCCGGCTACAACCCGGCGGTCGCCTCCATCCAGCTCGCCAGGTTCAAGTCGGCCGAGGTGGCCGGGCCGTACACGATCAAGATCACGCTGAAGGAGCCGGACGGGCTGTTCCTCGACTTCCTCGCCTCGCCGCTCGGCGGGCAGGTCTCGCCGAAGTCGCTGAAGGAGGCGAAGGACCTCAAGGCCGGCGGGCCCGACGTGGTCGGCACCGGGCCGTTCATCCTCGACCGGTACGTGCAGGGCCAGGAGGTGCACTACCGGCGCAACCCTGACTACAACTGGGCGCCGCAGGGCGCCGCGCACCAGGGCCCGGCGCACCTGTCGGAGATCACCTACCGGTTCCTGCCCGAGGCCGCGGTCCGGGTGGGCGCGCTCACCTCCGGCCAGGTGGACGTGATCGAGGGCGTGCCCGCCACCGAGGTGAGGCTCATCGAGAAGGACCCGGGCCTCACCCTGCAGACCGCGCTCAACTCCGGCACCGCGTTCTCCTACTACTTCAACGTCTCCCGGCCGCCGTTCGACGACAAGCGGGTACGCGAGGCGTTCCGCGAGGCCGTCGACCTCGACGCGGTGCTGCGGTCGGTCTACCAGGGCACCGCGACCCGGGCGTGGAGCATCATCGGCCAGGCGAGCCCGTTCTACGACCCCTCCCTGGAGCGCACGTACGGCGGCGACATCGCCAAGGCGAACCGGCTGCTCGACGAGGCGGGCTGGACCGGCCGGGACGCGGAGGGCTACCGCACCAAGGACGGCAGGCGGCTCACCGTGCGCACCGTGGCCTCGGCGCCGTTCGTCCGGGACCGCCGCGACATCCTCGCCCAGGCGATCCAGGCGCAGGTGAAGCAGAACGCCGGCATCGACTTCCAGGTCAAGATCGTCGACCAGGGCACCGCGCAGCAGGCGGCCGAGGAGAACGAGTACGAGATCTTCGAGAACTCGCGCGGCGACTCCGACGCGGGCGCGGCGCTCAACCTCATCCTGCCGAAGAACGCGCCGATCAACCGCACCCGGTTCACCGACCCCGAGATCGACAAGTGGCTCGCCGAGGCCTCGGCCACCTCCGACCAGGCCAGGCGCAAGGAGCTCTACACCAAGGTGCAGCGGGCCGTGGTGAGCGAGCACGCCATCGTGTTCCCGATCTACGTCCCGGCCGACCAGATCGCCGCCCGCTCCGGCGTGCACGGGCTCGGCTTCGACCCCGGCTCCGGCACCCCGAAGAGCGCCTACGAGGTGCGGATCGGCACCTGA
- a CDS encoding ABC transporter permease has protein sequence MSATSAGGSAATGGTPVAAGRTPPARPAPPLPETSGRPSARTAGRGLLRAMARRIGSGIVVIWAAATTAYLALLAAPGDTVDILIGDGPDTPEIRAGIIREWGLDRPEIVQYLSYLGRLLQGDLGRSYQLQRGVGDILAEQIGPSARLAVAAAATAIVLAVLIALVTAGRGPWARRAVSGVELLAVSVPTFVIGIVLLSVFSFSLGWFPVSGDEGWKSLVLPALTLALPAAGVLGQVLREGLEKALEQPFATTARARGLTERALVARHALRHAMLPGATLVGWFVAQLLTQAIITEAVFGRPGVGRVVLQAVTGGDMPVVMAVVILSAVVFVTVSTVLDLLYRVIDPRLRSS, from the coding sequence GTGAGCGCCACCTCCGCAGGCGGATCGGCGGCCACCGGCGGCACCCCGGTGGCCGCCGGGCGGACTCCGCCCGCTCGTCCGGCCCCACCGCTCCCAGAGACGAGCGGGCGGCCCTCCGCCCGGACCGCCGGCCGCGGGCTGCTGCGCGCGATGGCCCGCCGGATCGGCTCCGGCATCGTGGTGATCTGGGCGGCGGCCACCACCGCCTACCTCGCGCTGCTCGCCGCGCCCGGGGACACCGTCGACATCCTCATCGGCGACGGCCCGGACACCCCGGAGATCCGCGCCGGGATCATCCGCGAGTGGGGCCTCGACCGGCCGGAGATCGTGCAGTACCTCTCCTACCTGGGCCGGCTGCTCCAGGGCGACCTCGGCCGCTCCTACCAGCTGCAGCGCGGCGTCGGCGACATCCTCGCCGAGCAGATCGGGCCGAGCGCCCGGCTCGCCGTCGCCGCCGCGGCCACCGCGATCGTGCTCGCCGTACTGATCGCGCTGGTCACGGCCGGGCGGGGGCCGTGGGCGCGCCGGGCGGTCTCCGGGGTGGAGCTGCTCGCGGTGTCGGTGCCGACGTTCGTCATCGGCATCGTGCTGCTGTCGGTCTTCTCCTTCAGCCTCGGCTGGTTCCCGGTCTCCGGCGACGAAGGGTGGAAGTCACTGGTGCTGCCCGCGCTCACCCTCGCGCTGCCCGCGGCGGGCGTGCTCGGCCAGGTGCTGCGCGAGGGCCTGGAGAAGGCGCTCGAGCAGCCGTTCGCCACCACCGCCCGGGCCCGCGGCCTCACCGAACGCGCCCTGGTGGCCCGGCACGCGCTGCGGCACGCGATGCTGCCGGGCGCCACGCTCGTCGGCTGGTTCGTCGCCCAGCTGCTCACCCAGGCGATCATCACCGAGGCGGTGTTCGGCCGTCCCGGCGTCGGGCGGGTGGTGCTGCAGGCGGTCACCGGCGGCGACATGCCGGTGGTGATGGCCGTGGTGATCCTGTCGGCGGTCGTGTTCGTCACCGTGAGCACCGTGCTCGACCTGCTCTACCGAGTCATCGACCCGCGCCTGAGGAGCTCGTGA
- a CDS encoding ABC transporter permease — protein MAQVALRPARPYAYRLALPGAVLAVIAVAVVAPGLLTGTDPLAADPLHALEGPSAAHWFGTDHLGRDVFSRVVHGARHSLSIGVAATGLAAAAGVLLGLAAGLAPKWLDEVLARSFDVLATFPELLLALLVIAITGPGTANVIFAIGIAQIPNLARVVRAQTFVVRRAGYVEQAVTFGLPGPALVVRHVLPNVLGPVLVLATIVLAQSIIAASALSFLGMGPQPPAPEWGAMLSEARNYMRVAWWQALFPAAAVAVTVVSLTAAGRVLRYRFEGRDT, from the coding sequence ATGGCCCAGGTGGCCCTGCGCCCGGCCCGCCCGTACGCGTACCGGCTCGCGCTGCCGGGGGCGGTGCTCGCCGTCATCGCGGTGGCCGTGGTCGCGCCCGGCCTGCTCACCGGGACCGACCCGCTCGCCGCGGACCCGCTGCACGCGCTCGAGGGGCCGAGCGCCGCGCACTGGTTCGGCACCGACCACCTCGGCCGGGACGTGTTCTCCCGGGTGGTGCACGGCGCCCGGCACTCGCTCAGCATCGGCGTCGCGGCCACCGGGCTCGCCGCCGCCGCGGGCGTGCTGCTCGGGCTCGCCGCCGGGCTCGCGCCCAAGTGGCTCGACGAGGTGCTCGCCCGCTCGTTCGACGTGCTCGCCACCTTCCCCGAGCTGCTGCTCGCCCTGCTCGTCATCGCGATCACCGGCCCCGGCACCGCCAACGTGATCTTCGCGATCGGCATCGCCCAGATCCCCAACCTCGCCCGCGTGGTCCGCGCCCAGACCTTCGTGGTACGGCGGGCCGGATACGTCGAGCAGGCGGTCACCTTCGGCCTGCCCGGCCCGGCGCTGGTCGTGCGGCACGTGCTGCCGAACGTGCTCGGCCCGGTGCTCGTGCTCGCCACGATCGTGCTCGCGCAGTCGATCATCGCGGCCTCCGCGCTCAGCTTCCTCGGCATGGGCCCGCAGCCGCCCGCGCCCGAGTGGGGGGCGATGCTCTCCGAGGCCCGCAACTACATGCGGGTGGCCTGGTGGCAGGCGCTGTTCCCGGCCGCGGCGGTCGCGGTCACCGTGGTGAGCCTCACCGCGGCCGGGCGGGTGCTGCGCTACCGCTTCGAGGGCCGGGACACATGA
- a CDS encoding dipeptide ABC transporter ATP-binding protein, with amino-acid sequence MTETTATAAARPAGPGGATPLVAVTNLRVSFPKAGVDAVRGVSLTIHPGECVAIVGESGSGKSVTARSLLGLAGPGARVSADGFTVDGRDALRFTDRDWRAVRGRFAGLVVQDALVSLDPLRTVGAEIAEVLAVHDVVPRRDRAARAEELLAAVGVPEPRLRARQRPFQLSGGLRQRALIASAIAADPRLIIADEPTTALDVTVQAQVLRLLGERKAAGAALLLISHDLAVVASVADRILVMRDGVVVEEGPARRVLSAPAHPYTRLLLAAVPSAASRGTRLSSPEPERPPAPPRTVDRSVTVLEATGLVAGYGSRTVVEDVSFRLHKGETLGLVGESGSGKTTVARIVLGLHEPVRGEVRLHGRAWSGVRERERRPLRSRIQLISQNPLDSFDPRYTVGRIIAEPLRDLPAAERRARVAELLERVGLPAETAGRRPRELSGGQRQRVAIARALGPRPDVLVCDEPVSALDVSVQAQVLDLLADIQASEGTALLFISHDLGVVHHLSDRVLVMKDGRVVEEGDVDEVFHRPRHPYTVGLVAAIPRLEAGEPQAVAG; translated from the coding sequence ATGACCGAGACGACCGCCACCGCGGCCGCGCGCCCGGCCGGACCCGGCGGCGCCACCCCGCTGGTGGCCGTGACGAACCTGCGCGTGAGCTTCCCCAAGGCCGGGGTCGACGCGGTGCGCGGCGTGTCGCTCACCATCCACCCCGGCGAGTGCGTCGCGATCGTCGGCGAGTCCGGGTCGGGCAAGAGCGTGACCGCGCGGTCGCTGCTCGGCCTCGCCGGGCCCGGCGCGCGGGTGAGCGCGGACGGTTTCACCGTCGACGGCCGGGACGCGCTGCGCTTCACCGACCGGGACTGGCGGGCGGTCCGCGGCCGCTTCGCCGGGCTCGTGGTGCAGGACGCGCTCGTCTCGCTCGACCCGCTGCGCACCGTGGGCGCCGAGATCGCCGAGGTGCTCGCCGTACACGACGTGGTGCCGCGGCGGGACCGCGCCGCCCGGGCCGAGGAGCTGCTCGCCGCCGTGGGCGTGCCCGAGCCGCGGCTGCGCGCCCGGCAGCGGCCGTTCCAGCTCTCCGGCGGGCTGCGGCAGCGCGCGCTGATCGCCTCGGCGATCGCCGCCGACCCGCGGCTGATCATCGCGGACGAGCCGACCACCGCGCTCGACGTCACCGTGCAGGCGCAGGTGCTGCGGCTGCTCGGCGAGCGCAAGGCCGCCGGGGCCGCGCTGCTGCTGATCAGCCACGACCTCGCCGTGGTCGCCTCGGTCGCCGACCGCATCCTGGTGATGCGGGACGGGGTCGTGGTCGAGGAGGGGCCCGCCCGCCGCGTGCTGTCCGCTCCTGCGCACCCGTACACGCGGCTGCTGCTCGCGGCCGTGCCGTCCGCGGCGAGCCGCGGCACCCGGCTGTCGAGCCCGGAGCCGGAGCGCCCGCCCGCCCCGCCGCGTACCGTCGACCGCTCGGTCACCGTGCTGGAGGCGACCGGCCTGGTCGCCGGGTACGGCTCGCGCACCGTGGTCGAGGACGTGTCGTTCCGCCTGCACAAGGGCGAGACCCTGGGCCTGGTCGGCGAGTCCGGGTCGGGCAAGACCACGGTCGCCCGGATCGTGCTCGGCCTGCACGAGCCGGTCCGCGGCGAGGTACGGCTGCACGGCCGGGCGTGGAGCGGCGTGCGCGAGCGGGAACGCCGCCCGCTGCGCTCGCGCATCCAGCTCATCTCGCAGAACCCGCTCGACTCGTTCGACCCGCGGTACACGGTGGGCCGCATCATCGCCGAGCCGCTGCGCGACCTGCCCGCGGCCGAGCGCCGGGCCCGGGTGGCCGAGCTGCTGGAACGGGTGGGCCTGCCCGCGGAGACGGCCGGGCGGCGGCCCCGCGAGCTGTCCGGCGGGCAGCGCCAGCGGGTCGCGATCGCCCGCGCCCTCGGCCCCCGGCCGGACGTGCTCGTCTGCGACGAGCCGGTCTCCGCGCTGGATGTGTCGGTCCAGGCGCAGGTGCTCGACCTGCTCGCGGACATCCAGGCGTCCGAGGGCACCGCGCTGCTGTTCATCTCGCACGACCTCGGCGTGGTCCACCACCTCAGCGACCGGGTGCTGGTGATGAAGGACGGCCGCGTCGTGGAGGAGGGCGACGTGGACGAGGTGTTCCACCGCCCCCGCCACCCCTACACGGTCGGCCTGGTCGCCGCGATCCCGCGCCTGGAGGCGGGGGAGCCGCAGGCCGTGGCCGGCTGA
- a CDS encoding HypC/HybG/HupF family hydrogenase formation chaperone, with the protein MCFGLPGRLIEAADADTGLALVDVGGQPRPVNMALLATDPPGPGDWVLVHAGFALSRLAEDDARAVLDLMASVDDGDLVPADADLPDWARAADPAAS; encoded by the coding sequence GTGTGCTTCGGCCTCCCCGGCCGGCTGATCGAGGCCGCCGACGCCGACACGGGCCTCGCCCTCGTCGACGTCGGCGGCCAACCGCGCCCCGTCAACATGGCGCTGCTCGCCACGGACCCGCCCGGCCCCGGCGACTGGGTGCTCGTCCACGCCGGGTTCGCGCTCTCCCGGCTCGCCGAGGATGACGCGCGTGCCGTACTCGACCTGATGGCGTCCGTCGACGACGGCGACCTCGTGCCCGCCGACGCCGACCTCCCGGACTGGGCACGCGCCGCCGACCCGGCCGCCTCCTGA
- a CDS encoding hydrogenase maturation nickel metallochaperone HypA has translation MHEIGLCEGLVDLIGKQAEGRRVTGVKVRIGARHAVVDEAFDQAFALAAADTVAEGARLDVVITPVTLLCRGCGRVSDSLDVLAECPGCGGDNLEYQGGDELVLESLTFAEEDRCASASPAG, from the coding sequence ATGCATGAGATCGGACTGTGTGAGGGGCTCGTCGACCTGATCGGGAAGCAGGCCGAGGGGCGGCGGGTGACCGGGGTGAAGGTCCGCATCGGCGCCCGGCACGCCGTGGTGGACGAGGCGTTCGACCAGGCCTTCGCCCTCGCCGCCGCGGACACCGTCGCGGAAGGGGCCCGGCTCGACGTGGTGATCACGCCGGTGACCCTGCTGTGCCGCGGCTGCGGGCGGGTGTCGGACAGCCTCGACGTGCTCGCCGAGTGCCCGGGCTGTGGCGGCGACAACCTGGAGTACCAGGGCGGCGACGAGCTCGTCCTGGAATCGCTCACCTTCGCGGAGGAGGACCGGTGTGCTTCGGCCTCCCCGGCCGGCTGA
- a CDS encoding DUF6893 family small protein, giving the protein MRKRHVAALLALCAVTGMVVAQWPEIKRYVKMKRM; this is encoded by the coding sequence ATGCGGAAGAGGCACGTGGCGGCGCTGCTCGCGCTCTGCGCGGTGACCGGCATGGTCGTGGCGCAGTGGCCGGAGATCAAGCGGTACGTGAAGATGAAGAGGATGTAG
- a CDS encoding hydrogenase maturation protease, translating into MNPAGDFWALMERRGPRTVVVDGVSVGAGSRVRLRPRGRGDVLDAALAGREAVVERVEQDETGAIQLAVTLVDDPGRDLGEAGLPGHRFFYTPAEVEPLGDAAEAARVLVAGVGNVFLGDDGFGVEVARLLAERPLPAGVDVVDFGIRGMDLVYALHRGYAGVIFVDAAPRGEPPGTLTVLEVDPKAPGEQGVVTVETHGMDPVRVLRLAAELGEVPRRVLVLACEPARVPSGGPDEEVVAELSEPVRAALGRAVDLAVELATGIITEFSGSDGTADAQAARAAEAPEPEFDHI; encoded by the coding sequence ATGAACCCGGCAGGGGACTTCTGGGCGCTCATGGAGCGCCGCGGGCCGCGCACCGTGGTGGTCGACGGCGTGTCCGTGGGCGCGGGCAGCCGGGTACGGCTGCGCCCGCGCGGCCGGGGGGACGTGCTGGACGCGGCGCTCGCCGGCCGGGAGGCGGTGGTGGAGCGGGTCGAGCAGGACGAGACCGGCGCCATCCAGCTCGCGGTCACCCTGGTCGACGACCCGGGCCGCGACCTGGGCGAGGCCGGGCTGCCCGGGCACCGCTTCTTCTACACGCCGGCCGAGGTGGAGCCGCTCGGCGACGCCGCGGAGGCGGCCCGGGTGCTGGTGGCCGGGGTCGGCAACGTGTTCCTCGGCGACGACGGCTTCGGCGTGGAGGTGGCCCGGCTGCTCGCGGAGCGGCCGCTGCCCGCCGGGGTCGACGTGGTGGACTTCGGCATCCGCGGCATGGACCTCGTCTACGCGCTGCACCGCGGGTACGCGGGCGTGATCTTCGTGGACGCGGCGCCGCGGGGCGAGCCGCCCGGCACGCTCACCGTGCTCGAGGTGGACCCGAAGGCGCCCGGCGAGCAGGGCGTGGTCACGGTGGAGACCCACGGCATGGACCCGGTCCGGGTGCTGCGGCTCGCCGCCGAGCTCGGCGAGGTGCCGCGGCGGGTGCTCGTGCTCGCCTGCGAGCCCGCCCGCGTGCCGTCGGGCGGCCCGGACGAGGAGGTGGTCGCCGAGCTGAGCGAGCCGGTGCGCGCGGCGCTCGGCCGGGCCGTGGACCTCGCGGTCGAGCTCGCCACCGGGATCATCACCGAGTTCTCCGGCTCGGACGGCACGGCGGACGCGCAGGCCGCGCGGGCCGCCGAGGCCCCGGAGCCTGAGTTCGATCACATCTAG
- a CDS encoding DUF6084 family protein, protein MAGPPTLRFAVEDASAAECAAVPTVRFALRIENAGDAPVQCVALNTQIRIATTRRTYDPETRRRLTEVFGAGEDWTRALGSLLWVRTATQVAAFDHVTVAHLDVACTYDFEVAVAKYFHALRDGEVPLEFQFSGTVFYLDDGDLLRAARIPWDAEATYRMPVRVWHEVMERHFPRAAWLRLDRDVFDLLYAYRVRHTLGTWERTVTALLAAAGEPVREAARRGSGGDGD, encoded by the coding sequence ATGGCGGGACCGCCCACGCTGCGCTTCGCCGTCGAGGACGCCTCGGCGGCGGAGTGCGCGGCCGTACCGACCGTGCGGTTCGCGCTGCGGATCGAGAACGCCGGCGACGCGCCGGTGCAGTGCGTGGCGCTCAACACCCAGATCCGCATCGCCACGACCCGCCGGACGTACGACCCGGAGACCCGGCGGCGGCTCACCGAGGTGTTCGGCGCCGGCGAGGACTGGACCCGGGCGCTCGGCAGCCTGCTGTGGGTGCGTACGGCCACGCAGGTGGCGGCGTTCGACCACGTGACCGTGGCGCACCTCGACGTCGCGTGCACCTACGACTTCGAGGTCGCGGTGGCCAAGTACTTCCACGCGCTGCGCGACGGCGAGGTGCCGCTGGAGTTCCAGTTCAGCGGCACGGTCTTCTACCTCGACGACGGCGACCTGCTGCGCGCCGCGCGCATCCCGTGGGACGCCGAGGCGACGTACCGCATGCCGGTTCGGGTGTGGCACGAGGTGATGGAACGGCACTTCCCGCGCGCCGCGTGGCTGCGCCTCGACCGGGACGTGTTCGACCTGCTCTACGCCTACCGGGTACGGCACACGCTCGGCACCTGGGAGCGGACGGTGACGGCGCTGCTCGCCGCGGCCGGGGAGCCGGTGCGCGAGGCGGCGCGACGAGGATCGGGAGGAGACGGTGACTGA
- a CDS encoding DUF5947 family protein, with protein sequence MAGLRELIREGRRAGRPAGPEERCELCAAPVGDGHRHLLDRRDGVPRCACAACAVLFANASGNRYALIGDRRLYLPDFTLDDATWAALAVPVRVLFAYRDSAAGRAVARYPSPAGAVEAPLEPELWAGLERANPVLRELAPDVEALLVDRRKDTAHGHWIVPIDDCHRLVAVLRTRWKGLAGGPEVWAAVTAFFDELRERAQRASARSSKGAQA encoded by the coding sequence ATGGCGGGGCTGCGCGAACTGATCCGGGAGGGACGGCGGGCCGGTCGGCCCGCCGGGCCGGAGGAGCGGTGCGAGCTGTGCGCCGCGCCGGTCGGCGACGGCCACCGGCACCTGCTCGACCGGCGGGACGGCGTGCCGCGCTGCGCCTGCGCGGCGTGCGCGGTGCTGTTCGCCAACGCGTCCGGCAACCGGTACGCGCTCATCGGCGACCGGCGGCTGTACCTGCCGGACTTCACCCTCGACGACGCCACATGGGCGGCGCTCGCGGTCCCGGTGCGGGTGCTGTTCGCCTACCGGGACTCGGCGGCCGGGCGGGCCGTGGCCCGCTACCCGAGCCCGGCGGGCGCGGTGGAGGCGCCGCTCGAGCCGGAGCTGTGGGCCGGGCTGGAGCGCGCCAACCCGGTGCTGCGCGAGCTCGCCCCGGACGTGGAGGCGCTGCTGGTGGACCGCAGGAAGGACACCGCGCACGGCCACTGGATCGTGCCGATCGACGACTGCCACCGGCTTGTCGCGGTACTGCGTACCCGGTGGAAGGGCCTCGCCGGCGGCCCCGAGGTGTGGGCCGCGGTCACCGCGTTCTTCGACGAGCTGCGCGAGCGGGCGCAGCGCGCGTCCGCCCGCTCATCGAAAGGAGCACAGGCATGA
- a CDS encoding NifU family protein, which yields MALTHEEAAERVRRVDELIDRVGELPDPEPALELVRALLDLYGEALERILAAAGDRLAARLADDDLVSHLLLLHDLHPLEAAERVRRAVRRAGVPAEDVEVDGDVARVRLRRGGCGGGGDAAAVVEEAIRNAAPEIARVEVAEAPPPPVVIPVDTLRRTRTGAGA from the coding sequence ATGGCGCTCACCCACGAGGAGGCCGCCGAGCGGGTCCGCCGCGTCGACGAGCTGATCGACCGGGTCGGCGAGCTGCCCGACCCGGAGCCGGCCCTCGAGCTGGTCCGGGCGCTGCTCGACCTGTACGGCGAGGCGCTCGAGCGCATCCTCGCCGCCGCCGGCGACCGGCTGGCCGCCCGGCTCGCCGACGACGACCTCGTCTCCCACCTGCTGCTGCTGCACGACCTCCACCCGCTGGAGGCGGCCGAGCGGGTGCGCCGCGCGGTACGGCGGGCGGGCGTGCCCGCCGAGGACGTCGAGGTGGACGGCGACGTGGCCCGGGTACGGCTGCGCCGCGGCGGCTGCGGCGGGGGCGGCGACGCGGCCGCCGTCGTGGAGGAGGCCATCCGGAACGCGGCGCCGGAGATCGCCCGCGTCGAGGTGGCGGAGGCCCCGCCGCCGCCCGTGGTGATCCCCGTGGACACGCTGCGCCGTACCCGGACGGGCGCGGGGGCGTGA